A segment of the Oceanispirochaeta sp. genome:
ATCGAGCAGGAAAGCGGAGAGGACATGTTTGTTCACAAGAATGAAGTCCAGGGAAACATCAACGAAGGTGATAAAGTAGAATTTGAAATCGGTTCAGGACCCAAAGGTCCCTGTGCTGTAAATGTAAGAAGAGTTTAATTCTTCATATATAAATAAAAATTTATACGAATCCTTTTAATAGGATGGAACTTCTATGAGGCTCCATCACTATGATTGTTCAACTTACTAATGTTTCTAATTTAAGTAGTCAGATATTAAAAGGATTATTTCTTTCAAACACAATATTCCTGGACATCTCTTTTCAGGAAATTGCTTGTCTTTTTTTTTAACTTTTAAATATTTAATTTTCAATAAAATCCATCAACAGTTTATTTTAAAGATTCTTAATTGAAGGTCTTCTCATACACCCTTTAGGTATTATTATCCTCAAGGAAATATATGCGACCAAAACACAAGAGGACTGACATTCCTTACATGCCGTTTCGCATCGCATAGCTCCGACAAGCCCACCATCCTATAAGAGTACATTATTTGAGGAGGTATACTTCATCGGCTTTGAAAATTGTGACATGTTTACCAGGCCTGCCTCTCAAAATCTCCTTCAATTCCAACATGCGGCTCCGGTTATCCAGAGAGCCCTCGATGACTAGTTTTGTTTCACCCGTTAAATATTCCCGTTTGGCCAGGGTAAAGGAAAATCCTCGGTCCGATAGAATCTGAACCAAATCGGACCGATCTATATCGCTCTCCAGTGAGATACGGACAAAGTACTGCCTTTCTCCCTGAAGCCTGTGGTCCAGCTTTTTTTTAATCGTAGAACTGAGAAGACCACCCAGGATAGATCCTGTGCCATAAATCAGAACATACCAGAGACTGGTTTGCATTAGATCCAGAATTATCTTGATGACAGTGATTCCATACATGGCCTCAAAGAAATTGATTCCCATGGAGTAGTATTTATTACCTCTATTGAAGGCATCAATTTTAGCAAGAAACAAGGTGTCCTGCCCAATTCTTAAAAGCAGTATAATGCAGGCGATACGAAAGATATCTATCATTAAATTTTCCCGTTAGTTAAAAGTGTGCACAATATAATTTGGTTTTTCTTCAGTGTAAAGAGTCCATGTGTCTATATGACACAATCATTTATTTACTGTTGCTATTGAAGATTTTAGATCCCTGATTATTGCCAATTTTCAAAAAAAAAGGGACCCCCCACTGGAGCTCCCCCTGCATCAATAAAAATTTTAACTACTCTATACCGTATTCTTTGCCATAATTGTCCATTACAAAATCGATGTCCTTGTCTCCCCTGCCGCTCAGGTTTACCAGGATGGATTGTCTTGGTTTCTGCAGTGCCAGCTTGCAGGCAAAGGCTGTGGCATGGGCACTTTCAAGTGCGGGAATAATCCCTTCAAGCTGACTCAGCTCAAAGAATGAATCCAGAGTTTCCTTATCGTCGGCTGTAACATAATTCACCCGTCCCATATCTTTGAGCATGGAATGTTCAGGACCGACACCGGGGTAATCCAAGCCGCTGGCAATGGAATAAACTGGTGCGGGTTCACCCTTTTCATCCTGAAGGGTATAACACTTGAATCCATGGATCATACCGGGTTTTCCCAGAGTCATTGTAGCCGCATGGTCACCCAGATTCAGCGAACGCCCCGCAGGTTCAACACCATAGATTTGACACTCATCTTCGATGTAGGCCGAGAAAAGACCCATGGCATTACTGCCGCCCCCCACACAGGCAACCAGATTGTCTGGTTGCTCTCCGGTCATATCAAAAAACTGTTCTTTGGCTTCAATCCCGACAACTCGTTGGAAATCGCGAACCATCATGGGGAAAGGATGAGGACCGACGACCGAACCAATACAGTAGATACTGGTGATGGGGTCCTGCATATAGGCTCCGAAGGCTGAATCCACCGCTTCTTTGAGGGTCTTCAGGCCAAAAGAGACAGGAATAACCTTGGCCCCGAGAATCTTCATTCTGACGACATTGGGATGTTCTTTGACTATATCCACTTCGCCCATATGAATCTCACATTCCAGTCCGAAGTAGGCAGCAGCAGTTGCCAGAGCCACTCCATGCTGACCGGCACCCGTTTCTGCAATAAGCTTCTTTTTACCGAGATACTTGGCAAGGAGAGCTTCACCCATACAGTGATTGAGTTTGTGAGCCCCTGTATGATTCAGGTCTTCTCTCTTCAGGTAGATACGGCCACCGTACTTTTCAGACAGGGACTTAGCATAATACACAGGGGTAGGTCTCCCCTGAAAATGCTTTCTGATGGATCTTAATTCGGTTATGAAATCATGTGATTTACTGATCGAGAAATAGGCGTCAGTAATCTTCTCCATTTCTATCTGCAGATCGGGTGGAATGAACGATCCGCCGTATGCACCAAAATTTCCTTTTTCATCAGGATTGATTTTAAAATACCCCATGGTTTTATCCTTTTCTTGATTTATGATTTAGTGAATAAGAGGATTATAACCGTTTCTACGCATAGAATCAATCTTTTTTTAAAAAATTTTCATCAGATGATATCCCAGCTCTCAAGACTCTTAAAATGATCAGCTGACCCAGTCTTGCCAGGACGGGCTCCCTGCAGGGCAAGGGTTCCACCAATACTGCCGCCTGCCTCTTCAATCCTCTTTGATAGATATTGAAAGACAGCTTTAGAATCTCTCTTCTCGGGATCTGCCTGGAGGGTAAAGATGTAGACCTTTTTACCCTGCAGATCTACCCCATCTAAAAAGGCATTCATGGCGGGTGTACCATGGGCGGCCCAGATGGGTGTTCCCAGAATCAAGATATCCTTGTCGGCACATTTTTCCCAGGGAGCATCCGCCAGGGGGGTCGACTTGGCCTTGAGCGCCAAATAGCCGGAACGTAAAAAGCCTTTGACCGGTTTTTTTTCTTTCAGTTCAATCAACTCTGCATCCACACGCGCGGCCAGTATGGTAGCGGCCAATTTTGTACTTCCATTCCTGGAAAAGAAAACTAATGCTTTTGTACTCATACCTAAAAATACCCTATTGGGGAAATAATTCAAGTTTTTTTCTTTTTGGATCTTGACAAAGGGTTCAAACACAACTACAGTCTTAGTGTATTACTTTATTAGTACACCCTTCGACCTCGACAACTTAATTCACCAAAGCTCTAAACGAGCTTTGGTAGTGTAAGGAGAACCCACAAATGATCCCTGCCATAAAGATTGAGAATCTAATTTTCCGCTACGGAAAAGAACCCCTGTTTAATGAACTGAATCTGAACATAGGCCCCGGACTATACGGACTTCTGGGAAAAAACGGTGCCGGAAAATCAACGCTGCTCAAGATCATCTCCGGCCAGCTTTACCCCCACAGCGGAAGTTGCAGAACGATGGGAGAAGATCCAACCCGAAGAAGCCCCTCCCTCCTCTCCAAGGTTTATTACCTCCCCGAAGACATACAGGTCCCCGAAATCAAAGGAGATAGATATGTCAGCCTCAATTCCCCCTTTTATCCGGACTTCGACAAGGAGTCCTTTGACAGGGCCCTAAAACTGTTTGAAGTCCCTGGAAGAAAAAATCTGAACACCCTGTCATACGGGCAAAAGAAAAAATTCCTCATCTCCTTTGCCATGGCCACCCGCTGCCCTCTGCTTCTCTTAGACGAACCCACCAATGGATTAGATATTCCCTCAAAGAGTCAGTTTCGCCAGGTGGCAGCCAGCATGGATCTGGAGACTCAGGCTATGATCATCTCCACCCATCAGGTCAGGGATATGGAAATGCTGATTGATCCCATCATCATCGTGGATAAGGGGAAAATCATCCTGAACAAATCTATGGAACAGATCCTGAACAATTACCATCTGGTTCTCCAGGAAAATGAACCCCTCCCGGGAGAGGCGCTGTATTGGGAAAAAGTGCTGGGTGGATATTCGGTGGTTAAGGAAGGCCCGACAGAAGAAGGAAAGACCATGGATCTTGAATTTCTGTTCAATCTGGTTATTAACAAAGGAGGTATATCATGACCCTGGAGAATCATTTCAACCTCTATAGATTTTTCCTTCTCTTTAAAAAAGACCTGATTCAGGGATATAAGGCTCTTCTGATCACAGCGGCGGCGGTAGTCGGAGTCATATTGTTCCTTTTACTTGTATCCAGCCCGGGAGAAGCCAGTTCTGAGGTTCATCAGGGTTTGTTTCTGCCACTCCTCTGGTTGGGAGGGCTGATATTTACGAGTCTATCCTTCAAAGAAGCCCATTCGGTCAATCTGATCCACAACTGGCTGATGACACCGGCCTCTCCTCTGGAAAAATTTCTTCAGAAGCTTCTGCTCACAACAGTCTTTTACATTCTAGCCTTATTGGCCGGATTTTTCCTGGCGACATGCCTGAACAGCCTGATCTACCTGATCTTCTTCAAGCGGTCAGTCCCCCTGTTCAATCCGGCCCAATCCTGGTTATGGGTCAACATCGGTCACTATCTGATTGTCCAATCCATCTTCTTTCTGGGAGCCGTCTGGTTCCGTAAATACAATTTTGTCAAAACAGTTCTGACAATCAATGTTTTGCAAATAGGGATGACCCTGACTGGGGGAACCATTGCTCTCCTCACATATTGGGGACCCATCAGGGAAGCCACTAATGGAAATGCCGGCTTCTTTATGGAAGGAGGACAAATTCTGATAGAGAATTTCAACCGCCTGAACCCGCTGGTCATCACAACGATGAAGATTGTGTACTTTGGATTATTGGCTCCTTTTTTCTGGTTTGTATCCTGGCTCAGGATGAGGGAAATTGAGGTCAAAGATGGAGTTTAAAGAGAAAAAATCCATTTACATCCAGATCGCCGATCATTTTTCAGACAACATCCTCAAGGGGATATGGCAAAAGGAAGACAGAATTCCTTCGGTCAGGGAAATGGCGGTACAGCTGGAGGTAAACCCGAACACGGTCATGAGAGCCTATGCCCACCTTCAGGACAAATCAGTCATTTATAACAGAAGAGGCATTGGATATTTTGTGACTCCCGAGGCGGAAAAAGAGGTAAAAGCAATGAAAAAGGAAGATTTTATGAATCATACCCTTCCTGAATTTTATAAATTAATAAAATTACTGGATATCGATATGAAAGAGCTGACCCAAGGTTATAAAGAATTCCTGAAACAGGAGGAACACCATGAAGAGTAGTACAAAAGTTCTTGGATCTGTCCTATTGGCGATCCTTCTTATTTTATGTGTCACCATTGTAGGCTCCCGCATTTACCTGAACCTGAAGATAGGCAATGAATATATTAAAGAAGGAGCCCTGATTATGGAAGATCCCGAGACCCTCTCATACCCTATGAAGACTTTCAACTCTCTGGATTTTTCCGGAGCATGGGAGATTAAGATTACAGAAGGATCTGAATATGCGATCAAAGTAACCGGCCCTGCTAACCTTCTGGATAAAGTGGAAATCAGTCAGACCGGAAAGAAGTTGATAATAAAGAACCTCAACCGTCAGAACCTTTTGAAGGATACATTTAAAATAAGCCTCATCCTGCCAGATTTAGAGGCCCTTTATATTGCCGGCGGAGTCGACATGAGTTTTGACGGATTTTCAGGAGAATCCCTTCTGATCAATCTTGCTGGTGCCGGAAGAATTCGGGGCTTTGATTCTTCCTATGAAAATTTAACTCTCAATTGCACCGGAGCAGGACAGCTGGATCTGACCGATTGTTTGAGTACAAATGCGAAAGTCAACTTAAGCGGGGCCGGCGAAGTCCTTCTGAATATGGGGGGAGGCATTTTAAGCGGGAGCATAAGCGGACTTGGTTCCGTGGAATATCAAGGGTCCTTAAGGGAAAATCAGATACAAGTTTCCGGCTTGGGAAATGTCAATTCCCGATAAAATAGTACATGGCCAATGAAGTCTTCAGTGAAGGTAAGAGGAGATCCTGATCAGGAGTGCCGCCGGAGTGCTGATAGTTGGGGCTGGTTCCGTTATGGTTTCCACGGCATAAGGAAGACTTGCCCCACCCGCAGCGGGGCTGTATACTCGGATGAATCATGTCAAAGAGTAAAAAGGGCCTTCTCTCTAAAAGAGTGACCAGAGCCATAATGGAATATGAGCTGATAAATAAGAATGATAGAGTCCTGATTGCCCTCTCGGGCGGTAAGGACTCATTGCTTTTGTGCTGGCTTCTGAGCCGGATGTCCCGGTCTTTTCCCATCCCTTTTACAGTTCATGCCCTTCATGTTTCCTCGGAAGTCCACCCTCCCCCCCTGGCTCCGGCCCTCACCTCACTGATGGAGGAGTGGGGAATCCCCTATACGATTTTAACGAGAGAGCTAAAGAGTCATCTCCGGCACGGCCAGGACTTCAACTGCTTCCTTTGCGCCCGAAAACGACGGGAAGCCCTGCTTACATTCGCACAGGAAAACCAGTATGAAACCATAGCCCTGGGTCATCATATGGATGACCTGCTCCAGACTCTTCTTATGAACATGACCTGGCAGGGTGAACTGGCAGCGATGCCTCCCCGGCTGGATTACACAGTCAAGCTGAAAATGATACGGCCTCTGTGCCTGATACAGGAACATCATATAAAGGACTTTGTCTGTGAAATGGAATGGAAAATTCCGGCAAAACACTGTCCTTATGAAGGACAGACCCGCCGGAAGGAAGCTGCGGCCCTGGTGGAAATGATGAGCCAGGGTAAAGACAGCCTCAAGTACAATATTTACAAATCACTGGGTAATATAAAAACTGATCTTCTGCCCGGGTCCATTATATAGTGGAACAGCTTTCTCTGTTGGAACAGGAAATTCTTCTTCGATCTTCGACAATAAGAGCCGAATCAGACAGATAGGAGCCAGCACTCCTAATGAAGTCTTCCGCCCGGGAATCTGCTATGAAATACTCGATCCATTTACCATCTTTCCTCTGTTCCACCAAGCCGGCACTCTTGAGAATTTTCAGATGATTGGAGAGGGTTCCACCGGCTATATCCAGACCAGAGAGGAGTTGGCAGACACACAATGGCTTCTCCAGGAGCATCATGCAGATCCTGAAGCGATTGGCTTCGCCCATGGCTTTCAATTGATTCACCAGTACTTTCATAATTCAAAAATATCAGAAAGGTCTTGCCTAATCAATGCCATACTGATACATTTAGCTAAACATCTAATTGTATCAAGGAGAAGGGATGCAGATCTTTACAATACTGGCAGATTTTCTGACCTATTCAGTTTTTAATATGGAGAAGGGTTCTCTGGCATCTTCAATTCATTTTTTCATTGAAGATACGACTAAAATTTTCGTCCTCCTTTTTATTATGATTTATCTGATTGCTCTGGTCCGTGCCGGGATAGATACAGAGAGAATTAGAAACTACCTGCAGGGAAAACACAGAGGAGTCGCCTATTTTCTGGCTTCCCTCTTCGGCGGGATAACCCCCTTTTGCTCCTGCTCGAGTATCCCCCTCTTCCTGGGATTTACATCGGCCAGGATTCCTCTGGGAATCACCATGGCCTTTTTGATAACCTCCCCCATGATCAACGAAGTGGCACTGATTCTTTTAGGCTCCATTCTGGGCCTCAAATTCATGATGCTCTATGTGATAACCGGCATGACAGCAGGGATTCTAGGCGGCTTTTTTATCGATGCCATCGGGGCCGAAAAATACCTCACACCCCTGGGACAGCAGGCCAGGACCATGCAGACCGAAGAGGCAGAGGAACAATCAAAGAAATTGACCCTCAGGAACAGGCATGATTTTGCCAGGGATGAGGTAAAAACGATTGTCGCCAGGGTCTGGAAGTGGATTTTCATTGGTGTAGGGCTGGGAGCAGCCCTTCATGGCTTTGTGCCTGAAACGTTTATCACAGACAATCTGGGCAAAGGGAACTGGTGGGCTCTGCCGGGAGCCGTTCTCTTAGGAATACCCTTGTATTCTTCGGCCACGGCGATAGTACCAGTAGCAGAAACACTCCTGGCCAAGGGATTGCCCGTCGGGACGACCCTGGCCTTTATGATGAGCACCGTAGCAGCCAGCTTTCCCGAATTCATGATGCTGAAGCAGGTGATGAAACCACGGCTGCTATTGATCTTTTTCTTAATGCTGCTGGTATTTTTTACCTCGGCAGGATGGATTTTTAACACCATTTATTAGGCACTTAGGCCTAAACGGGAAAATTACCAAGGCCCTTAGGCCCTGAGCGAAAAAGACACCGAGGCTGTGTTACACCCTTCGGCCCTGAGCAGGAAAACCACCAAGGCTCCCTGCGGAGCCTTGGTAGCCAATAAAAAACTGGTAGCAAATAAAGACACTAATAAAAACATTGGTAAAAAACCAAAACCAGAAATATAGGAGACAAAGATGAAAATTGAAGTATTAGGTTCGGGATGTGCCCGTTGCAAAGTCCTTGAAAAAAACACGAGAGAAGCGGTAAAAACTGCCGGATTGGATGCAGAAATTGTCAAAGTGGAAGACATGAAGCAGATCATGGCCTACCAGGTGCTGTCGACTCCTGCCCTCGTTCTTGACGGCAAAGTCATCAGCACAGGAAAACTCCTCAATCCTGATGAAATAATAGCGCTTATCCAGGCTTAAAGTCCTTAGAAATCAAAGCCCGGTTTCATTCAGAAGCCGGCAGATTTCCCGGATATAGCTCTGGCAATGAGTATCAAACAGGTGCTGTTCCCGGGCTTTCTGAAGCCCTCCGGCTTTATGAAAATCTATCTTGAGAAGAGAGATGCAATCAGTACTGCCAAATTTCCTGTGAAAGGAGAGCAGGATATTCTGTGACTTCTCAAACAGAATCTGTTTGCTTTCAAAAACGGAATCACTGTCATAATACCGGCAACCCAGCACCATGAGTGCACCCGTTAGAGCCCCGCAGGTTTTCTGCATGGTACCGATACCGGCCCCGAAACCGGCAGCAAGATTCATGGCCGTCTTCGCGTCGATCCCCAGCTGATTATGATACGCACCCAGGATAGACTGGGCACTGTTAAACCCATGCTTATGCAGGTGGATTGCCCTATCAAGGGGATCTTCTCCATTGTTCATACCCTGTCCCTGATTCTATACTTTTTTAATAAGCTCATATACTATAATAATCCCCTGTTCTCCCGTTGTGAATACAACTAAAGTTGTAGTTTTTACCTATACAGGCATTTTTTTTTAAATTAAACTAAAAAGGCTTAAAGTAAGGTACACAATAGGATGAAATGGACAAAAGATGGAACTGCTGCTGGATGACGCATCCCAGGAAATTATACGTGAATTGATCAGTCCTCCTGATCCTTTGACTTCACTCCATGATCATCTTGAGTTTTTTTCTTACAAACTCAGTCAAATTATGAAAAGCCAATACCATGCTATCGTGCTGCTTCCCGGAGCGGTCAACTCCACGATGATTCTTGTGGCGAATAATCCTCCGGATTTTGATCAAGCCTATAGAGAATCCCTGATTGATCATGATTTCATCCTGCAGAAGCTGTCCGAAAATCCACACCAGATTGTCCATCTCTTTGAGCTGTTGAAGAATCCAGTATACTCAAACAATTGGTTCTATAAGGAAGCCCAGAGATTGAGGCCCGCCGGAGATTGCCTATACTGTCCGTTTCAAGAGGACGGTGAGTTGATAGGATTCCTGGGACAAGTCCGTCCCTACCTGTCAGAGCCTTATGGTGACCATGAAATCAACCTGATGCAGCTCCTTGCTCCGGCACTGTCCAGCCATCTGCAGCTGCTGCGCTCCCGGCATTTCCGGCCCAATCTGGAAGAGGGGAATGAAAAATTCCAGAATTTTCTGAAAACCTTTAATCTGACCGAAAGGGAATGCCAGGTTCTTAAGCTGATGGTCAAAGGTTTAACGAACAAACAACTTGCTCTGAAACTGGAAATAACAGAAAACACTGTGAAGAGGCATGTCTTCAATATTTTTGAGAAAACCCGGGTTCGGAACCGGACCCAGTTGATAATTAAAACAAACCTAGGTTGACAGTGCTTCGGCGGCATCCTTGACGAGCTGGGATTCTCCCTTTTTACAAATAAGAGCTTTGCCGTTCTTTATCACCACAATAAGGTCTTCCACACCGCAGAGAGCGACAGGGATATCAGAGTAGACAAAATTACTGTCATTTCCCCCTGAGAATACAGGAACTTCCGAGGGAGGATTCAGATCGGCAATAACATCCCAGCTGCCGACGTCATTCCAGTCAAATCCCGAGCGGACCATGGCGATGCGGCTGCTTTTCTCCATGAGGGCATAGTCTACGGATTCCCGGGGAAGTGAGGCGTAGAGAAGAGTGAGTTCATCATCAGGCATGACCACTGTCACATCATTTTCAGCAGTGGAGGCAGGACAATGAAGAGCTGGCAGAAATGGCTTCAGCATATCAGGACTCCCCGCCAGCAGTTCCTGTTCAAACAGCGATATTTTATAAGTGAACATTCCCGAGTTCCACAGATAATTCCCGGCCTTCAGGAATTCTTCGGCTCTGGTCTGATCTGGTTTTTCCTTAAAGGATACAACCTTGAATCCCGGACCGGTCTCTTCACCGGCTTCGATGTAGCCGTACCCTGTGGAGGGAAAGTCCGGCTTGATGCCGAAGACCACAAGATTATCCAGAGCCGCCAGAATCGAAGCATCATCCACATCACGGGCAAATTGATCCACATCCTGGATGAGGTGGTCTGCCGCCAGAACAAGAACCTGGGCCTCTTTGTTTCCTGTCTTTTCTTTCAACCAGGCTCCGGCATAAGCCAGGGCTGGTCCGGTATTCCGGGCTTCCGGTTCGGCCAGAAGAATAAGCTTTTTTCTTATGTCTCCGGGTAGATGACGGCTGTCTTCCAGGGCAGCATCGACATGATCTTTATGAGTGACCACAAGAATTTTTCCCTTGATATTCAATGAAGCGGCCCTTTTTATGGTTCCCAGAAAGAGGGAATCCTTACCCTGGACAGTCATAAACTGTTTAGGTTTGCTGTTGTTAGAGGCGGGCCAAAGCCTCTTACCTGCTCCTCCAGCCATAATAATGACATGATCTACCATTGGGAAAACCTCCGTGGAATACAACCGGCTGAACTGTATTAAAAACAAAGTCCATCCTGCTCGACTATTCTTATATTACATTATAATATGGTTAAAAACCTGAAATTGTACAGAGGAGCGGGAACATGGCCTTTACCTTATCCATATATCCATGGGTCTATGTGGGAAAATTTAATGAGAGCTGGTCGGGAGACTTTATCGAACAGGAACATCTGAGTCCTGAAGGAGAAGCCGCCTTAAGCCAAACCGAACGGAACGCCTTGCTTGATAGAAGGAATTCCTTCCCAGATCTCCCCCTGGTGAATTACACCAGTCAGTACGGTCTGGGTTGTTTTGAAGGTGTCAAAGCCTTTCCCCAGAAAGAGGGAGGCCTGAAAGTATTCCGCCCCGGGGAGAACTCAGCCCGGATGGCCCGTTCCATGGCTGGACTGGGCATGCCCGGCGTAGACGAAGATCTCTGCACCCAGGCTATTCTGGGAACCCCCTCCCGTAATGCCGAACTGGGATTTACCGTCAAATACGATCCTCTATGGGAAAAAGACTCCTTCATGAGTGCCGGATCTGTCTATATCAGACCCTTTAGCTGGTCCGAGCCGGGCATTGGAGTCAGTCTTTCCAAAAACCCCTGGCTTGTTGTGATCAATACCCCTGTTTCAGCCTATTTTTCCGGTGACAATTTTGATGCAGTCACAACGGATATGTCACGGGCGACTCCCAAGGGAACGGGTTGGATAAAATGTGACGCCAACTATGTCATTCCCTGCCTCGCCAAAAGCAAGGCACTTCAGGATGGTTTTATGGAAGCAATCTTCCTGGATGCTATGGAACATAAATACATCGAAGAAGGCTCGTCGTGTAACTTCTTCTGTCTTTTGAAAAACGGAACTCTGGTGACTCCGGAACTGGGTGATACCATCCTGCCTGGAATCACGAGAAAGAGTCTTATTCAGTTGGCCCGGGACAGAGCGGTGAGTGTTGCAGAAAGAAAACTCCCTCTGGAAGAAGTCCTGGCAGATGGTGCCGAGTGTTTTGTCACAGGAACGGCCGCAGGGCTCACTCCCATTACTTCTTTGACCCATGAAGGGAAAAAGACTGTCTTTGGGAATGGAAAACCCGGTGAGCTTTCCCTATCCATGCAGAAAGAGCTTAAAGGTATTCAGTATGGAGTACTGGAAGATAGATTTAACTGGATGGTTCCAGTCAAGTCCTGATTTCAGCGGCTCAGTAGTTCTTCGGGAGTCCGGGTGATTTCATCATAAAGATAGACATCGCTCTCTGGTAGAGGCTTGATCATGGCCATGGTATTCTGAAAGACAAGGCTGTCTTCTGGACGACTTCTGACCATAGTCTCCGGATCACGGTCAATCCGGTCAGCATAATCGGCTGCTCTGGTCAATGAAAGAAGAGCCTGACTCTGCTTGACCTGGTCTGATCCTCTCTCTGCCAGAGAATAATCCACATAGGCCAGATTGTTGTACACTCGGATGAAGTGATTCACTAAAGAACGGTGTTC
Coding sequences within it:
- a CDS encoding GntR family transcriptional regulator, whose product is MEFKEKKSIYIQIADHFSDNILKGIWQKEDRIPSVREMAVQLEVNPNTVMRAYAHLQDKSVIYNRRGIGYFVTPEAEKEVKAMKKEDFMNHTLPEFYKLIKLLDIDMKELTQGYKEFLKQEEHHEE
- a CDS encoding cold-shock protein encodes the protein MEQESGEDMFVHKNEVQGNINEGDKVEFEIGSGPKGPCAVNVRRV
- a CDS encoding ATP-binding protein: MSKSKKGLLSKRVTRAIMEYELINKNDRVLIALSGGKDSLLLCWLLSRMSRSFPIPFTVHALHVSSEVHPPPLAPALTSLMEEWGIPYTILTRELKSHLRHGQDFNCFLCARKRREALLTFAQENQYETIALGHHMDDLLQTLLMNMTWQGELAAMPPRLDYTVKLKMIRPLCLIQEHHIKDFVCEMEWKIPAKHCPYEGQTRRKEAAALVEMMSQGKDSLKYNIYKSLGNIKTDLLPGSII
- a CDS encoding permease, whose amino-acid sequence is MQIFTILADFLTYSVFNMEKGSLASSIHFFIEDTTKIFVLLFIMIYLIALVRAGIDTERIRNYLQGKHRGVAYFLASLFGGITPFCSCSSIPLFLGFTSARIPLGITMAFLITSPMINEVALILLGSILGLKFMMLYVITGMTAGILGGFFIDAIGAEKYLTPLGQQARTMQTEEAEEQSKKLTLRNRHDFARDEVKTIVARVWKWIFIGVGLGAALHGFVPETFITDNLGKGNWWALPGAVLLGIPLYSSATAIVPVAETLLAKGLPVGTTLAFMMSTVAASFPEFMMLKQVMKPRLLLIFFLMLLVFFTSAGWIFNTIY
- a CDS encoding ATP-binding cassette domain-containing protein; protein product: MIPAIKIENLIFRYGKEPLFNELNLNIGPGLYGLLGKNGAGKSTLLKIISGQLYPHSGSCRTMGEDPTRRSPSLLSKVYYLPEDIQVPEIKGDRYVSLNSPFYPDFDKESFDRALKLFEVPGRKNLNTLSYGQKKKFLISFAMATRCPLLLLDEPTNGLDIPSKSQFRQVAASMDLETQAMIISTHQVRDMEMLIDPIIIVDKGKIILNKSMEQILNNYHLVLQENEPLPGEALYWEKVLGGYSVVKEGPTEEGKTMDLEFLFNLVINKGGIS
- a CDS encoding thioredoxin family protein — protein: MKIEVLGSGCARCKVLEKNTREAVKTAGLDAEIVKVEDMKQIMAYQVLSTPALVLDGKVISTGKLLNPDEIIALIQA
- a CDS encoding NAD(P)H-dependent oxidoreductase is translated as MSTKALVFFSRNGSTKLAATILAARVDAELIELKEKKPVKGFLRSGYLALKAKSTPLADAPWEKCADKDILILGTPIWAAHGTPAMNAFLDGVDLQGKKVYIFTLQADPEKRDSKAVFQYLSKRIEEAGGSIGGTLALQGARPGKTGSADHFKSLESWDII
- a CDS encoding DUF2807 domain-containing protein — protein: MKSSTKVLGSVLLAILLILCVTIVGSRIYLNLKIGNEYIKEGALIMEDPETLSYPMKTFNSLDFSGAWEIKITEGSEYAIKVTGPANLLDKVEISQTGKKLIIKNLNRQNLLKDTFKISLILPDLEALYIAGGVDMSFDGFSGESLLINLAGAGRIRGFDSSYENLTLNCTGAGQLDLTDCLSTNAKVNLSGAGEVLLNMGGGILSGSISGLGSVEYQGSLRENQIQVSGLGNVNSR
- the trpB gene encoding tryptophan synthase subunit beta → MGYFKINPDEKGNFGAYGGSFIPPDLQIEMEKITDAYFSISKSHDFITELRSIRKHFQGRPTPVYYAKSLSEKYGGRIYLKREDLNHTGAHKLNHCMGEALLAKYLGKKKLIAETGAGQHGVALATAAAYFGLECEIHMGEVDIVKEHPNVVRMKILGAKVIPVSFGLKTLKEAVDSAFGAYMQDPITSIYCIGSVVGPHPFPMMVRDFQRVVGIEAKEQFFDMTGEQPDNLVACVGGGSNAMGLFSAYIEDECQIYGVEPAGRSLNLGDHAATMTLGKPGMIHGFKCYTLQDEKGEPAPVYSIASGLDYPGVGPEHSMLKDMGRVNYVTADDKETLDSFFELSQLEGIIPALESAHATAFACKLALQKPRQSILVNLSGRGDKDIDFVMDNYGKEYGIE
- a CDS encoding helix-turn-helix transcriptional regulator, with protein sequence MNQLKAMGEANRFRICMMLLEKPLCVCQLLSGLDIAGGTLSNHLKILKSAGLVEQRKDGKWIEYFIADSRAEDFIRSAGSYLSDSALIVEDRRRISCSNRESCSTI
- a CDS encoding LuxR family transcriptional regulator → MELLLDDASQEIIRELISPPDPLTSLHDHLEFFSYKLSQIMKSQYHAIVLLPGAVNSTMILVANNPPDFDQAYRESLIDHDFILQKLSENPHQIVHLFELLKNPVYSNNWFYKEAQRLRPAGDCLYCPFQEDGELIGFLGQVRPYLSEPYGDHEINLMQLLAPALSSHLQLLRSRHFRPNLEEGNEKFQNFLKTFNLTERECQVLKLMVKGLTNKQLALKLEITENTVKRHVFNIFEKTRVRNRTQLIIKTNLG
- a CDS encoding mannose-1-phosphate guanylyltransferase, whose translation is MVDHVIIMAGGAGKRLWPASNNSKPKQFMTVQGKDSLFLGTIKRAASLNIKGKILVVTHKDHVDAALEDSRHLPGDIRKKLILLAEPEARNTGPALAYAGAWLKEKTGNKEAQVLVLAADHLIQDVDQFARDVDDASILAALDNLVVFGIKPDFPSTGYGYIEAGEETGPGFKVVSFKEKPDQTRAEEFLKAGNYLWNSGMFTYKISLFEQELLAGSPDMLKPFLPALHCPASTAENDVTVVMPDDELTLLYASLPRESVDYALMEKSSRIAMVRSGFDWNDVGSWDVIADLNPPSEVPVFSGGNDSNFVYSDIPVALCGVEDLIVVIKNGKALICKKGESQLVKDAAEALST
- a CDS encoding C-GCAxxG-C-C family protein, producing the protein MNNGEDPLDRAIHLHKHGFNSAQSILGAYHNQLGIDAKTAMNLAAGFGAGIGTMQKTCGALTGALMVLGCRYYDSDSVFESKQILFEKSQNILLSFHRKFGSTDCISLLKIDFHKAGGLQKAREQHLFDTHCQSYIREICRLLNETGL